The Planococcus halocryophilus nucleotide sequence TCCAACCATAAAATTTGATCACAGAATTTTTTCATTTGTGAAATCGAGTGACTGACAAAAAACATCGTTTTCCCTTTTTTCTTAAACTCCATCATTTTGTCTAAGCTTTTTTCAGAAAAGGCTTTATCACCTACAGATAAGGCTTCATCCACGATTAAAATATCTGGATTGACTCGAACCGAAATAGAAAAGCCTAAACGCGATTTCATTCCACTAGAATACGTTTTTACTGGTTGATCGATAAATTTCTCCAGCTCTGCAAACTCGATAATTTCATCTTCCATCTCAGAAATCTGTTTTTGAGAAAATCCAAGCATCAATAATTTGAGCTCGATGTTTTCACGACCTGACAACTTCCCATCCAGTCCTGCGTTTACTGCAATCAATGCTACGTCACCGTTACTTGTCACATGACCATTTGTTGAAGGAATAACACCTGCGATAATGTTTGCTAAAGTCGATTTCCCAGATCCGTTAATGCCAACGAGTCCGACAATCGAACCTTCTTCTACTGTGAAAGAAACATTTTGTAAAGCATAAAAATTCTCTCCATAGTCCTTATAAGGAACTAACAAATCAAGAAGTCTTTCAGATTTTTTCTTATATAATTTATAACGTTTTGAGACATTTTTAACTTCTACTGAATTAACCAAGATTTTCACATCCCATTTTTATAAAAAGTCAATAAACTGACTTCTGAATTTCACGTGAAGATAAGAACCAACAAGGAATGTTAATGCGACTACTCCAACAAAGTAAAGGGTATAAGTCGGATTTTCAAGAAAGTACCACCCTTCACCAAGTAACGAATACCTGTACCCTTCTATGACGTAATAGAAAGGATTGAGTTTCAAAAACACTTGCCATGAATCTGGCAGTAACGTTGGCGGCCATAAAATCGGCGATAAATACAGCAGCATACGCATAACTGATTGCAACAGCATTTGCACGTCTCTAACAATAGTCGCCAAAGTGGACGTAATGAGAGAAAGGCTAAACAGGAATACGAGTAACCCAATGATGTAAATAGGCAACTGCAAGTAATAAATGGAAACTGGAAAGCTCATAAACTGTAAGACTACCATTCCGATAGCTAATAGTACCAGATGCGGATATAGCTGCGCAAAAATTGTATAATTCGGAATGATACTCATTGGGAAATTCATCTTGGCAAGCATCCTAATCTTAGTGTAAATCGACTTAGAAGCTTTCATGACACTGCCATTGATAAAGAACCATACGAGAATTCCGGCAAACATCCATTGGAAATAAGGAATATCTCCAATGGCTTCTCGCTGCCTAATTCCAAAACCGAAAACAAACCAATAGATCATAATTTGAATTGCTGGGTTAATGATCTCCCAAGCTGCCCCCAAATAATTCCCTCTCGTTAAGCTCCGCAATTCATATACAGAAAGCCGGTTAATTAAATAAGAGAATTTCACTTGCTCTTTAATTACTTTTATCGCTGATTTCATTTTGATTCCTCACTAACTTTCCTCTAGACACTTAGAAAAGTTTCTATTGGTTCTATTAAAGCTTGTCAGACAAGCATGCACTTCGAAAGAGTAACGAACTAAACAAAGAAACACTTATAAAATATTCTCTTGTTGCAAAGACTCTACGATACGTGTTGTGTTTTTTCTATCCATAAACGTATTAATCTGCTGATATTTCTCCATAATTCCATCTTCCACTTTATAATTTAGAGAGATGATATCATCGATTTTTTTCATCAAATGATCAAGATCATAGATGACAGCACCAGGTGCATTTTCATCGTTTACTGGTGGGATTGCTTTATATTGATTAATTAAATATTCTTTTTCTTCCCAATAAAAAATAGGGTATGCACCTCTAAATGTTGCATCATAAATTGCTGAAGAATAATCCGTTATGAAGATAATTGAGTTCTTCAAAGCTTCCGAAGGGTTATTACTAATAATGTGTTGATATTCCTTCATATTTTCATATATATGCTCCGAGAATTTATTGTGTGGAACAATTAGCAATCTGTCCAATAGCCCCTTTTTTTCAAAAGCTTCTATAACACGAATAATTTGAGTATAATAAGTAGTTTGTTCAATTAGCCCTCTATAGATTAAGCCTTCTTCCCAATAGCGGTAAGTCGGCATGAATGCAATTTTATCAGCATTCTCATTGAGTTTTGCGTGATCAAAAGTTGCTAGTCCTGTAAGAATTAAATCATCTCTATCATAACCCATTTTATAAAATTCTCCTGCCTCAAGCTCAGAACTAATGACAGATTTACGCATATTGAAGACATTCTTATCTTTGTGGAATCCAAAAGCCATTGGATTGTCTACCGGTTTCGCAAACATAATACCATGCTGAAGGAAAGTTAAAGGTATGGTATTAATTTTCTCACGGATTACATCAATATATAAGCGATCATTGAGTAAATGATTTGATAACTCACTAGATATAAGATTTGAAGCTCTAAATGTTAAATAATAATGTTTGAAACTATACTTTCTAACAATTGCTTTTTTGTATTGTTTTTTTAGAGTTTGATAATTCTCTGCATCTTTACTTAAGATAAAGTAGTTTTTTGAAAGTAATTTTTTTTCTTTCATCACTTGTTCAAAAACTCTAATTGCAGATTCATCAGCTTTCATGCTTTTCTTCTCAAAGTAAAGGTTAATATTTTCTTTAGTTTTAGGAAGCCATTTAGAAATTGCATTTGCAATAAAAATCAAATTTCTATTAATAAACGTGTATTCTTCAGATTTGGATAAAATCGTAGAAGTTAGATCACCACGAACATTAGTTCTTATCACATTGACTTGATCTCCAAATATTTTAAAATCCAGGGTTTTCTTTTTCTTTGGACGTATATTTAATTTCAAGTTGTGCAAAATTGTTTTTTTATCACCAAGATACAAGTTAGTGTGTATGCGATTATCAACATTTAAACTAGAAACTGGCACCTTGAAGAATCCATATCTTCGAACAAGTTTGAAGTTAAATGGACGAATAAACTTAGCAAGTGGTGCACCTTCAGTACCTGCATACAAATAGTCATAAACTCCACTTGCCTTATAAGCATAATGAGTGCTTCTTCCAAAGATATATAAATTTTCACCAAAAAATCTAGCTTTAAGATTTGGGTGAAAACTTGAAATCTTAGTAGGTTTTCCTTGTGACAAGTAAATTCCTTTAGTTCTATTGTGCAAATAATATTTAACACCATTAACCTTTATTATTCCTAATAGATGTATATTGCGATATTTTTCTAGGTAAGTCTTATCCGCAATTTTAATACTTTTTCTAGCTATTTTTTTCAAATTTATATTTTTCATCAATCCTTCTATCTCAAAATCTAGTGAATTAGGACCGGATAAACTATAATCAAGATTTGGTTTATTCATGAGTACAGTAAAAATGACTTTATGTGTAACTAGCTCTTTTCTAAATAAATCATAGATTATAAATATATAAAATTGATCATATTGAATTTTTCCGATTGTTAAGAAACGATATTCTACAGTAGTTAATCCTAAATCTCTTTGGATAACGTGTGGAGACAAACTAAACGTAGCTAAATCATGTACACTCTCGATATAACTACCAGTATAATCATATATCGAAAACGATGTATCTCCTGTTTGTTTAAAAACCAGTAAGTCTGAATAGGATTCAAATTGCATCAACATTGAATTTTCATTAGGTTTGAAACCAACACCATCTTCATTTACAAACTTTGAAGCATATACTTTATTATCTTTGACATATCCAATAATACATTCCGCTGAATATGGATTTGTAAATAATATCTGATCCTCTGCTTTATATGCTCCAAGGTAAATTGGTTCTTGTTTTAATAATGGCAAATGCAATACATATGTGCCTTCAGTTTCCATCATAAAAAAGGCTATCTTCTCACTTGCTTCTTCAATTACTTGTAATTTAGAATTAAATATTTTCACTGTTATACCTTCTTTTTCATTTATATTTAGATGTTTTCATTACAGTTAATCAGTAAATTTTCATTATTTTATTCAACTTCATGTCGTAAAGAGATTAAATTCTCACTTTAAAAAAGCCTGCACGACACGTTCGGTTGCTCGCCCATCTTCTAGAGAAGTAAAGCGTTTTTTAAACTTAGCGAAAGCTTGATTTGATTGGACATCCATGTCTTTCAGTTCTTGAATTGCCTGAAACAATTCACTTTCTGTTTGGACGATAGGACCGGGTGCATCTTTTTCAATATCGATATAGAAACCACGTAATTGATCACGATAGTTTTCCAAATCGTACATAAAGAAAATAACTGGACGATTTAAAATCGCATAATCGAAAAATACCGAAGAATAATCTGTAATCAACAAATCAGATGCCAAGTACAAATCACGAATGTCTGGGTAACGCGATACATCGTAAACGATTCCCTCATACGCCGAGAAATCAAAGTTTTCAGCAACTAAGTAATGCATACGAGACAACAACACCCAGTCATCACCGAATTCCTTTTCCCAGTTTTTTAAGTCAAACTGAAATTCAAACTTATATTTTCCTTTTTGATAAAATTCATTATCTCTCCACGTAGGAGCATATAACATAACTTTTTTATGTTCTGCAATGCCCAAATCTTTTTTTAGATTGCTGACCAAAGTTTCTGAGCTATTACTTAAGATGTCGTTACGAGGATACCCAGATTCAATAACTTCCCCATTATAGTGGAAGGCACGTTTAAAAATT carries:
- a CDS encoding CDP-glycerol glycerophosphotransferase family protein, which gives rise to MVLGKLPKKKKLVVFESFHAKQFSDNPRAIYEYMKEHYPDYTLLWSVDKSAIKLFEEFKVPYIQRFTINWFWTFPRAEYWVNNVRLPLWMPKPKGTVYLQTWHGTPLKKLGLDIEEVHMPNTKTDSYKKNFVLESEKWDYLISPNSYSSEIFKRAFHYNGEVIESGYPRNDILSNSSETLVSNLKKDLGIAEHKKVMLYAPTWRDNEFYQKGKYKFEFQFDLKNWEKEFGDDWVLLSRMHYLVAENFDFSAYEGIVYDVSRYPDIRDLYLASDLLITDYSSVFFDYAILNRPVIFFMYDLENYRDQLRGFYIDIEKDAPGPIVQTESELFQAIQELKDMDVQSNQAFAKFKKRFTSLEDGRATERVVQAFLK
- a CDS encoding CDP-glycerol glycerophosphotransferase family protein; translation: MKIFNSKLQVIEEASEKIAFFMMETEGTYVLHLPLLKQEPIYLGAYKAEDQILFTNPYSAECIIGYVKDNKVYASKFVNEDGVGFKPNENSMLMQFESYSDLLVFKQTGDTSFSIYDYTGSYIESVHDLATFSLSPHVIQRDLGLTTVEYRFLTIGKIQYDQFYIFIIYDLFRKELVTHKVIFTVLMNKPNLDYSLSGPNSLDFEIEGLMKNINLKKIARKSIKIADKTYLEKYRNIHLLGIIKVNGVKYYLHNRTKGIYLSQGKPTKISSFHPNLKARFFGENLYIFGRSTHYAYKASGVYDYLYAGTEGAPLAKFIRPFNFKLVRRYGFFKVPVSSLNVDNRIHTNLYLGDKKTILHNLKLNIRPKKKKTLDFKIFGDQVNVIRTNVRGDLTSTILSKSEEYTFINRNLIFIANAISKWLPKTKENINLYFEKKSMKADESAIRVFEQVMKEKKLLSKNYFILSKDAENYQTLKKQYKKAIVRKYSFKHYYLTFRASNLISSELSNHLLNDRLYIDVIREKINTIPLTFLQHGIMFAKPVDNPMAFGFHKDKNVFNMRKSVISSELEAGEFYKMGYDRDDLILTGLATFDHAKLNENADKIAFMPTYRYWEEGLIYRGLIEQTTYYTQIIRVIEAFEKKGLLDRLLIVPHNKFSEHIYENMKEYQHIISNNPSEALKNSIIFITDYSSAIYDATFRGAYPIFYWEEKEYLINQYKAIPPVNDENAPGAVIYDLDHLMKKIDDIISLNYKVEDGIMEKYQQINTFMDRKNTTRIVESLQQENIL
- the tagH gene encoding teichoic acids export ABC transporter ATP-binding subunit TagH, whose translation is MVNSVEVKNVSKRYKLYKKKSERLLDLLVPYKDYGENFYALQNVSFTVEEGSIVGLVGINGSGKSTLANIIAGVIPSTNGHVTSNGDVALIAVNAGLDGKLSGRENIELKLLMLGFSQKQISEMEDEIIEFAELEKFIDQPVKTYSSGMKSRLGFSISVRVNPDILIVDEALSVGDKAFSEKSLDKMMEFKKKGKTMFFVSHSISQMKKFCDQILWLEFGVVKEYGPTKEVITKYETFLEEYKALSKTDKKKYRTSALNRQSKKNAKPVEIL
- a CDS encoding ABC transporter permease, which produces MKSAIKVIKEQVKFSYLINRLSVYELRSLTRGNYLGAAWEIINPAIQIMIYWFVFGFGIRQREAIGDIPYFQWMFAGILVWFFINGSVMKASKSIYTKIRMLAKMNFPMSIIPNYTIFAQLYPHLVLLAIGMVVLQFMSFPVSIYYLQLPIYIIGLLVFLFSLSLITSTLATIVRDVQMLLQSVMRMLLYLSPILWPPTLLPDSWQVFLKLNPFYYVIEGYRYSLLGEGWYFLENPTYTLYFVGVVALTFLVGSYLHVKFRSQFIDFL